A section of the Phaseolus vulgaris cultivar G19833 chromosome 8, P. vulgaris v2.0, whole genome shotgun sequence genome encodes:
- the LOC137823821 gene encoding uncharacterized protein, with translation MEGQSVVVIHDASREINGRILEWSLRSLSLVPGDMLTLIVVMHQVMTPMGYKSSVDSRLMFGANQKMVEEQAARKKEEYMKNKNIAQTFQLYKSEKVGFKIEMAIGSSLKAVALKSALKLKATWLILDRKMKNEEEFFLQKLSCGILRVRRFNKIIRLRGPLHLPHESRPSTSSTHETYTDSIPLPDISADHLLYLFSTETSPNSTVTDYSMNHKQQQEQKSHHDEVWNSTPDQLSTEKKNSKQMVNQTQGGQHRKDGEQNASRNHGNKEKDLESEHKLKEENYNITCGGSNKENSYTMYQKEESWQPLGGAKNFFLGSSEEYTVSEQYFSLSNFHVRN, from the exons ATGGAAGGGCAAAGTGTAGTAGTGATCCATGATGCATCTAGAGAAATCAATGGCAGAATTTTGGAATGGTCTCTAAGAAGCTTGTCACTTGTGCCAGGAGATATGCTCACACTGATTGTAGTCATGCATCAAGTTATGACTCCTA TGGGGTACAAAAGCAGTGTGGATAGCAGGTTAATGTTTGGAGCAAACCAGAAGATGGTAGAGGAACAAGCTGCCAGAAAGAAGGAAGAGTATATGAAGAATAAAAACATTGCTCAAACTTTTCAGCTATACAAATCAGAAAAG GTTGGATTTAAGATAGAAATGGCTATAGGATCATCATTAAAGGCTGTTGCACTCAAATCAGCCCTGAAGTTAAAGGCAACTTGGCTTATACTAGACAG GAAGATGAAGAATGAAGAGGAGTTTTTCCTTCAGAAGCTTTCGTGTGGTATATTAAGAGTAAGGCGTTTCAATAAAATTATACGTTTAAGAGGACCACTACACCTCCCCCATGAATCACGCCCCAGCACTAGCAGCACCCATGAAACATACACTGACAGCATACCACTACCAGACATTTCAGCAGACCATCTTCTTTACCTCTTCAGCACTGAGACTTCTCCCAACA GTACAGTAACAGATTATTCAATGAACCACAAACAACAACAGGAACAAAAGAGCCACCATGATGAAGTATGGAACTCAACTCCTGATCAACTGAGCACAGAAAAAAAGAACAGTAAGCAAATGGTTAATCAAACACAAGGAGGCCAACACCGGAAGGATGGAGAACAAAATGCAAGCAGAAACCATGGTAATAAGGAGAAGGACCTAGAATCTGAACACaagttaaaagaagaaaattacAACATAACTTGTGGTGGTAGCAACAAGGAAAACTCATACACCATGTATCAGAAAGAAGAAAGTTGGCAACCTCTTGGTGGAGCTAAAAACTTCTTTCTTGGAAGCTCTGAAGAGTACACAGTGAGTGAACAATATTTTAGTCTGAGTAATTTTCATGTAAGAAACTAG
- the LOC137824164 gene encoding urease accessory protein F: protein MQINEGHNKSCSADSFSQWSQWQLLDSLLPTGGFAHSLGLEAAVQTHLVSDSNDLKTYVIHILENTGSLLLPFVYSASMLPNLENWHKLDKILDATLTNEVGRKASISQGSALMRVASSVFSEAPSLKTMRDASLGLGTVSFHHAPVFGLVCGALGFDSASSQRAYMFITIRDVISAATRLNLIGPLGAALLQHQVASIAEVILEKWMNRAAEEACQTMPLLDTVQGCHGYLFSRLFSS from the coding sequence ATGCAAATAAATGAAGGACACAACAAATCTTGCTCTGCAGACTCATTTTCACAGTGGAGTCAATGGCAGTTGCTTGATTCTCTTCTACCTACTGGTGGATTTGCTCATTCGCTTGGCCTTGAAGCAGCCGTTCAGACCCACTTAGTTTCTGATTCCAATGATCTTAAGACATATGTTATCCATATATTGGAGAATACAGGAAGCTTACTGCTTCCTTTTGTGTACTCAGCTTCCATGTTGCCTAATTTGGAAAACTGGCATAAGCTTGACAAAATATTGGATGCTACCCTAACCAATGAAGTGGGTCGGAAGGCATCAATCTCGCAAGGATCCGCACTAATGAGGGTGGCTTCATCTGTGTTTTCTGAGGCACCCTCCCTCAAAACCATGAGAGATGCTTCTTTGGGTTTAGGTACCGTGTCTTTTCATCATGCTCCTGTCTTTGGACTTGTATGCGGAGCACTGGGATTTGATAGTGCTAGTTCTCAGAGAGCTTACATGTTCATCACAATTAGAGATGTGATATCTGCTGCCACCCGACTAAATTTGATAGGACCCCTTGGTGCAGCACTGTTGCAGCATCAGGTTGCTTCTATTGCGGAAGTAATATTAGAAAAATGGATGAATCGTGCGGCTGAAGAAGCATGCCAAACAATGCCTCTGCTAGATACTGTGCAGGGTTGCCATGGTTACTTGTTTTCAAGACTGTTTTCATCTTAG
- the LOC137824165 gene encoding uncharacterized protein — MGFGTLSLSTVVRFEATNFNGLPPSRSSKPLPHLSLTKPCWVVRTESNVQRKRRKKPDPHCVVCEGSGRVDCHQCCGRGRTNQTHLEMLPKGEWPVWCRTCGGSGLGYCSRCLGTGEYRYIMGFQVMYQGDNQSQENKS; from the coding sequence ATGGGTTTTGGGACACTGAGTTTATCTACGGTTGTCCGATTTGAGGCCACGAATTTCAATGGTTTGCCCCCATCTCGGTCGTCCAAGCCGCTGCCTCATCTATCACTCACAAAGCCATGTTGGGTTGTGAGAACAGAGTCGAATGTTCAGAGGAAAAGGAGGAAGAAGCCGGATCCGCATTGTGTGGTATGTGAGGGGAGTGGAAGAGTTGATTGCCACCAGTGTTGTGGAAGGGGGAGGACAAACCAGACTCATTTGGAAATGCTCCCGAAAGGTGAATGGCCAGTATGGTGTAGGACTTGTGGTGGAAGCGGTCTTGGTTACTGCTCCCGCTGCCTTGGGACTGGAGAGTACAGGTATATCATGGGCTTCCAGGTCATGTATCAGGGCGATAATCAATCCCAAGAAAACAAGTCTTAG
- the LOC137823468 gene encoding pentatricopeptide repeat-containing protein At1g71210, mitochondrial has protein sequence MSTMLPIKHVTKHRLRSKSFVSSIINPCTFHTACASLASSPSPSTPSTSNSSLLTQNDVASSFKTWFATRKFQLDPFVNRIYQILTASGTDDDLSAALSALSLPLSECLVLRVLSYTAAHRAILPCLKFFDWAGRQPNFHHTRATFVSIFHILVRADHKPLVLEFLEDFRRRIFLHHVRFHDILVVGYAIAGKPQNALRAYARMRFIGLDLDSFAYHVLLDSLVEKNYFNAFDIILRQIRARGFESHTTNIIVVKHLCKERRLEEAEGFLNGLMCRGEGLKGPEVSFLVDALCESFRFERAVELVQQFGSSGLVPLDHAYGAWVKGLVKGGRVDEALEFFSQKKGSEGYSPSTVRYNILIYRLLRQNRLRQVYDLLVDMNESCVPPDVFTMNAVLCFFCKVGMADVARELYNSRSEFGLSLNHLACKYLILTLCWDGGVVEAYNVVRSLVDQSYFPDGRTFYTLASALCRECKIDEMKELIHLSVGRNIVPPASVYNQFISALCQAGRVEDGYLVHGELQTVAARASYVTMIKGFVKSGRGDIAARLLVEMKMKGNKLTNPLCRSVICCLLEMDNSRGRFYNLLEMLTRCEHSCLTYNFFIDGAGHAQKPELGREVFELMQRSGVEPNLLSRIFVLRGYLFSGRIADALNFFNVVRNQGLARKALYTTLVSGLCKSNRIDMSLEFFFTMFRVGLYPGLECFELLVQKLCSLRRYHEAIHIVNAYEKMGRPVSSFIGNVLLYHSLISPQLYNTCVHLKGVEEGGFSGNSALSLVIGAFSGCLRVSHYISDLEQLIEKCFPPDIFTYNLLLKELSKSDMDKARLLFARICQKGYKPDDWTYDIMVRGFSNHGRKDEAKQWLEEMLRKGFYGFDHRKQ, from the coding sequence ATGTCCACGATGCTACCAATCAAACATGTAACCAAACACCGTCTCAGATCCAAATCCTTCGTCTCCTCCATTATCAATCCTTGCACTTTCCATACTGCATGCGCTTCTCTCGCATCATCACCTTCTCCATCAACGCCATCAACCTCAAACTCCTCTCTGCTAACGCAAAACGACGTTGCATCCTCCTTCAAGACGTGGTTCGCGACGCGGAAGTTCCAGCTGGACCCCTTCGTCAACCGCATCTACCAAATCCTCACCGCCTCCGGGACCGACGACGACTTATCGGCCGCGCTCTCCGCGTTGTCCCTACCGCTCTCCGAGTGCCTCGTCCTCCGCGTCCTCAGCTACACCGCCGCCCACCGCGCCATCCTCCCTTGCCTCAAGTTCTTCGACTGGGCCGGCCGCCAACCAAACTTCCACCACACGCGCGCCACCTTCGTCTCCATCTTCCATATCCTCGTACGCGCCGACCACAAACCCCTCGTCCTCGAGTTCCTCGAGGACTTCCGCCGCCGCATCTTCCTCCACCACGTCCGTTTCCACGACATCCTCGTCGTCGGCTACGCGATCGCCGGGAAGCCCCAAAATGCGCTCCGCGCGTACGCCAGAATGCGCTTCATCGGCTTGGACCTCGACTCCTTCGCTTATCACGTCCTTTTAGACTCCCTCGTTGAGAAAAACTACTTCAACGCTTTTGACATCATTTTGAGGCAAATTCGTGCCAGGGGTTTCGAGAGTCACACCACCAATATCATTGTTGTTAAGCATTTGTGCAAAGAGAGAAGATTGGAGGAGGCTGAGGGTTTTCTCAACGGTTTGATGTGTCGTGGGGAGGGGTTAAAAGGGCCTGAAGTGAGTTTTTTGGTTGATGCTTTGTGTGAGAGTTTTAGGTTTGAGCGTGCGGTTGAGTTGGTTCAGCAATTTGGGAGCTCGGGGTTGGTTCCATTGGATCATGCTTATGGGGCTTGGGTAAAAGGTCTTGTTAAAGGTGGTAGGGTGGATGAGGCATTGGAGTTTTTCTCTCAGAAGAAGGGTTCTGAAGGGTATTCTCCGTCCACTGTTAGGTATAATATATTGATTTATAGGCTTTTGCGGCAGAATCGGCTACGCCAGGTTTATGATTTGTTGGTGGATATGAATGAGAGTTGCGTTCCCCCTGATGTTTTTACCATGAatgctgttttgtgcttttttTGCAAAGTGGGGATGGCTGATGTTGCGCGGGAGTTGTACAATTCACGGTCTGAGTTTGGTTTGTCTCTCAATCACTTGGCTTGCAAGTATTTGATACTTACTTTGTGCTGGGATGGGGGTGTTGTGGAGGCGTATAACGTTGTCAGAAGCTTGGTTGACCAGAGTTATTTTCCTGATGGGCGGACATTTTACACGCTTGCAAGTGCATTGTGTAGGGAGTGCAAGATTGATGAGATGAAAGAGTTGATACATCTTTCTGTGGGGCGGAATATTGTGCCTCCTGCCTCAGTGTATAACCAGTTCATATCTGCTCTGTGCCAGGCTGGGAGAGTGGAAGATGGCTATTTGGTACATGGGGAACTTCAGACTGTTGCTGCCAGGGCTTCGTATGTTACTATGATTAAGGGTTTTGTTAAGTCGGGTAGGGGAGATATTGCTGCTCGGCTTCTTGTTGAAATGAAAATGAAGGGAAATAAGCTGACCAATCCATTATGTAGAAGTGTAATTTGCTGCTTACTTGAAATGGATAATTCAAGAGGGCGCTTTTACAATTTACTTGAGATGCTCACTCGTTGTGAACATTCATGTCTCACTTATAACTTTTTCATCGATGGAGCTGGACATGCTCAGAAGCCTGAGTTGGGCAGGGAAGTATTTGAATTGATGCAAAGAAGTGGTGTTGAGCCCAATTTGCTTTCTCGTATTTTTGTGTTGCGAGGTTATTTGTTCAGTGGGAGAATTGCTGATGCtctgaatttttttaatgttgtcCGCAACCAGGGTTTGGCACGCAAGGCGTTATATACTACCTTGGTTTCTGGTCTTTGCAAGTCCAATAGGATAGACATGTCACTTGAATTCTTTTTCACCATGTTCAGAGTTGGATTGTATCCAGGTCTTGAATGCTTTGAGCTTCTTGTGCAGAAGCTTTGCTCATTGCGAAGATATCATGAAGCAATCCATATTGTTAACGCATATGAGAAAATGGGACGCCCAGTAAGTTCTTTTATTGGCAACGTACTTCTTTATCATTCTTTGATTTCACCACAACTCTACAATACATGTGTTCATTTAAAAGGAGTGGAAGAGGGGGGATTTTCTGGTAATTCAGCACTTAGCTTGGTGATTGGTGCATTTTCCGGTTGTCTCAGAGTGAGCCATTATATTTCGGACTTGGAACAATTAATAGAGAAGTGCTTTCCACCTGATATTTTCACCTACAATCTGTTGCTGAAAGAATTATCCAAGAGTGATATGGACAAAGCTCGTTTGTTGTTTGCTCGGATATGTCAAAAGGGTTATAAACCTGATGATTGGACATATGATATCATGGTACGTGGTTTCTCAAACCATGGGAGGAAAGATGAGGCTAAGCAATGGCTTGAAGAAATGCTCCGAAAAGGATTTTATGGATTTGATCATAGAAAGCAATAG
- the LOC137823469 gene encoding uncharacterized protein codes for MWRLLAAVRRNFQNTRKSSKVADESMFEAGNGVELFGDDRGRRQHGWGLVCSILQAPISILSCVSHPQVNGSDGVWVTGEFSQVSEMNHLMVSDSMRYAILM; via the coding sequence ATGTGGCGTCTTCTAGCTGCAGTGAGAAGAAACTTTCAGAACACAAGAAAGAGTTCCAAGGTGGCAGATGAGAGCATGTTTGAAGCAGGAAACGGTGTTGAGCTATTTGGAGATGACAGGGGCAGAAGGCAACATGGTTGGGGGCTTGTGTGCAGCATTCTTCAAGCCCCCATATCAATACTCTCATGTGTTTCTCACCCTCAGGTTAATGGCTCTGATGGGGTTTGGGTAACTGGGGAATTCTCACAGGTCTCTGAAATGAACCATCTCATGGTAAGTGACAGCATGAGATATGCAATTTTGATGTAG